Within the Chromobacterium paludis genome, the region CACCTCCTCCTCGTCCATGGCGTTGCGGCCGACGGCGCCGCTGGCGGCCAGGTTATAGCCGCCCTCTTCCACCTCGATCTTGGGCCACAGCATGCCGGGCGTGTCGTACAGCTCGAAGTCGTCGGCCAGGATGATGCGCTGCTCGTTCTTGGTCACGCCGGGCATATTGCCGGTCTTGGCGATCTTGCGGCTGGACATGCTGTTGATCAATGTGGACTTGCCGACATTGGGAATGCCGCAAATCAGCACGCGCAGCGGCTTTTCCAGGCCGCCGCGGGTCGGCGCCAGCGCGCGGCAGGCCGCGATCAGGCGCTGCGCCGGCGCGCGCTCGCCGGCATCCATGCCCAGCGCCTCGGTCTGCTTGCGGGCGCGGTACCAGGCCAGCCATTGTTCGGTCACGGCCGGATCGGCCAGGTCCTGCTTGTTCAAAATCATCAGCCGCGGCTTGCCCTTGGCCATGCGCGCCAGCATCGGGTTGGCGCTGGAGGCCGGCAGGCGGGCGTCCAGCAGCTCGATGACGACGTCGATATCTTTCAGGCGCTCGGCGACATCCTTGCGCGCCTTGTTCATATGGCCGGGAAACCATTGGATTGCCATAGTTAACGCTTTCTAATCGGGTCCAGCAGATAAGTCAGACCGTTGTGGTCCAGTTCTTGCATCAATTGCAGCAAGCGGCCGATCTCGCCCGGCGGGAAGCCTTCGCGGGCGAACCAGTTCAGGTAATGGCCCGGCAGCTCGCAAATCAGCGTGCCCTTGTGCTTGCCGAAAGGCATGGCGCGGGTGGTGAGGGCGATCAGGTCTTCGGCTTGCATGATGGCAGATATAGATGGGAGTTGGGCATTGTGCCAAAGCCGGCGGCATGCTGCCAGGCTTGACGTGGAACAAGCGTTTGTCTGCTTGCACGGCCAGATCGCCGTCAGCGGCGTAGCATGTGGACAAAACCATCCTGGCCGGGCCCTACCCGGCCGCATTTTTACCGGTTCGCGCAGAGCCGTTTGCGGGCGCCCTGGCGCCCGCCTTTTCATTTGGCGGGCATGGGCTTGCGGTCGTTGAAATACAGGAAGCCTTTGACAACGCGGTAGATATACCACACCCACACCGCGAACAACACCACGCCGCCCACCAGCAGCCAGATCGTGGCGAAGCCGACGACATAGCCCAGCAGCGCCAGCCAGAAGGTGCGGATCTGCCACTCGAAATGGCTCTCGTACAAGGTGCCGCGCACGTCGTCGCGCTTCACGTAATTGATGATCACGCCGACGATGGCGGTCACGCCCACCAGCAGGCTCACCGCCTGCAGGATATAGACGGTCAGCGTCAGATTGTTCAGCTTCCGTTCGTTCTCGTCCAGCAGCTCCAGCTCCATTCGCCTCTCCTCTCTATTTTCATCTCTCAACGCGCGAACAAGGCGGCGAAGCGCGCCGCCGCCGTGCGGCGAAACGCCAGGCTGGCCGGCACCGCGCCCTCATCCATCGCAGGGGCTGGCGCATCGCTCCAGCCTCGCAACACGCCATCCGCCCGCCGCGCGGGAGACAACACCGGCAAGACCGGCGTCCACTCCCAGCCGGCGGCCTCCGCCAATCGCTCCGCCCGGCGGTTGGCCTCATCCAGCCCGGCCAACTCGTCCAAGCCCACCTCCAGCTGCCGCCACGCCAACAGCAAGAGCCGCGCCGCCAGCCAGTCGGCCGGCTCGGCGATGCGCGCCGGCGTGGCGCCCGGCGGCAGGCCGCGCCGCATGGCCAGGTGCAGCGCCAGTTGGCGGATCTCGGGCAGCAGGGACTCCAGCAGGCAGGCGCGCTCCGGCAGCGCTTGCGGCGAGCCGGGACGATACGCCAGCCGCTCGCCGTCGGTCGACAGCGCGACCGGATACAGCGCCCGCGCCGCGGCATGCGGCTGGGCGTGGGGGGCGAGAATGCGGATGTCGCTGATTTCGTGCATGGCTCTATCTCCTGAAGCGTGCAATCCGCCTGACCGGAGACCATGTATTGCGCTGAGACTGCAAACACAAATGCCGCCGGTAATCGGCGGCATGGTCGGGTATGCGCTCGGTGAACCTGAAAGCCGAGCCTATCCCTGGCGCCGCCGGGAGGGGCGGTACCAATAATAAGCATGGGCGAAAAATACGGTTCGGGCTTGCATAAGGCCATGCTGCCAACGATGGCGCCGGCCGTCAAGCCATTGTTTCCCCTGGCTTGCCGGCGATCAAAACAAAAAAGCCGGGTTTCCCGCAGGAAACCCGGCCTCGCGCGGCGTGGAACGCCCGTTTACATATTCGGGTAGTTCGGCCCGCCGCCGCCTTCCGGCGTCACCCAGTTGATATTCTGGGTCGGGTCCTTGATGTCGCAGGTCTTGCAGTGCACGCAGTTCTGCGCGTTGATCTGCAGACGCGGCGCGCCCTCGTCCTGGCCGACGATCTCGTACACGCC harbors:
- a CDS encoding DUF3820 family protein; amino-acid sequence: MQAEDLIALTTRAMPFGKHKGTLICELPGHYLNWFAREGFPPGEIGRLLQLMQELDHNGLTYLLDPIRKR
- the ylqF gene encoding ribosome biogenesis GTPase YlqF codes for the protein MAIQWFPGHMNKARKDVAERLKDIDVVIELLDARLPASSANPMLARMAKGKPRLMILNKQDLADPAVTEQWLAWYRARKQTEALGMDAGERAPAQRLIAACRALAPTRGGLEKPLRVLICGIPNVGKSTLINSMSSRKIAKTGNMPGVTKNEQRIILADDFELYDTPGMLWPKIEVEEGGYNLAASGAVGRNAMDEEEVSLELLKYLLVHYRAELAARYKFDVEELDGAQDWQALELIGKRRGAVLSGGRINMQKAAEIVLTDFRDGQTGRITLERPEEWVEWEKRAKILAAERAILREEKLKDKEGRKQGSR
- a CDS encoding DUF4870 family protein; protein product: MELELLDENERKLNNLTLTVYILQAVSLLVGVTAIVGVIINYVKRDDVRGTLYESHFEWQIRTFWLALLGYVVGFATIWLLVGGVVLFAVWVWYIYRVVKGFLYFNDRKPMPAK